From the genome of Lotus japonicus ecotype B-129 chromosome 6, LjGifu_v1.2, one region includes:
- the LOC130726449 gene encoding protein PELPK1-like — MALSFLSFVFPLLLVTFSSFISDTSVAEARNLPQLSKIHKLSKLELPSVIPTLPVPLPSLPQPGLPALPMPDVPGIPKVPEVPGVPKIPEVPGIPEVPKVPGIPDVPKVPGVPGIPKP, encoded by the coding sequence ATGGCTCTCAGTTTCTTGTCATTCGTTTTCCCACTTCTACTTGTAACCTTCTCATCATTTATCAGTGACACAAGTGTTGCAGAGGCACGTAACCTGCCACAATTGTCAAAAATACACAAACTTTCCAAACTTGAGTTGCCTTCTGTGATCCCTACTCTGCCAGTGCCACTTCCATCCCTTCCACAGCCAGGTTTGCCTGCTCTTCCAATGCCTGATGTGCCTGGAATACCAAAGGTGCCTGAAGTGCCTGGAGTTCCTAAGATTCCTGAAGTGCCTGGAATACCAGAGGTTCCTAAAGTGCCTGGAATACCAGATGTGCCTAAAGTGCCTGGAGTACCTGGGATTCCTAAACCATAG
- the LOC130723303 gene encoding uncharacterized protein LOC130723303 yields the protein MASYYKSFIMAFFFIAISFSGMDISIAARHLLQTAPVTPTLPKPTLPTLPPFPTLPTQGANLPPLPTMTIPSLPTIPTNIPTLPKSTLPPLPAVTSLPTIPTTMPTTIPKFALPPLPAVTSLPNFPTIPTTMPSIPFFSPPPSTTSP from the coding sequence ATGGCCTCCTACTACAAGTCCTTCATCATGGCCTTCTTTTTCATTGCTATTTCCTTCTCAGGCATGGACATTAGCATAGCAGCTCGCCATCTTCTGCAGACAGCTCCAGTTACACCAACTCTACCAAAACCAACATTGCCAACTCTGCCTCCATTCCCAACATTGCCTACTCAGGGAGCCAATCTTCCACCTTTGCCTACAATGACAATCCCATCTCTTCCTACAATTCCCACAAATATTCCAACTCTCCCAAAGTCCACTCTGCCACCACTTCCTGCAGTCACTTCACTTCCAACAATCCCCACCACCATGCCAACCACCATCCCAAAGTTCGCTCTGCCACCACTTCCTGCAGTCACTTCACTCCCAAACTTCCCCACAATCCCAACCACTATGCCATCAATCCCTTTCTTTTCTCCACCACCTTCCACAACCAGCCCCTGA
- the LOC130725992 gene encoding uncharacterized protein LOC130725992: protein MKKHLHFHGGAIVLNPEAVLVIRVPDAQILRIMSRFLFMAMVLVTLPTILRGFSSISQSSVSKFGSASGSENMEQLNLVLHETKKEALKGLEDVLLEPPRQRIIKSRKYLKKIKYLPELLGDSLEGYNRRLFISAGLLSKENKGVIEWFERNYPKKDTKFEIHSLLFVPEDDNDVSAWLSKHVKEEEYVVMKAEAEVVEEMIKERTIYLVDELFLECKNEWWQKKGKRKKSRRAYWECLALYGRLRDEGVAVHQWWG from the coding sequence ATGAAGAAGCATTTGCATTTTCATGGTGGAGCGATTGTTCTGAATCCTGAAGCAGTTCTTGTTATCAGGGTTCCTGATGCACAGATTTTGCGAATTATGTCCAGGTTCCTGTTTATGGCTATGGTTCTTGTCACGTTGCCAACCATTCTCAGGGGATTCTCATCAATTTCCCAATCCTCTGTTTCTAAATTTGGCTCTGCATCTGGGTCTGAAAACATGGAGCAACTGAATTTGGTTCTCCATGAAACGAAGAAGGAGGCGTTGAAGGGTCTTGAAGATGTTCTCTTGGAGCCACCGAGACAGAGAATCATCAAATCAAGGAAGTATTTGAAGAAGATCAAGTATCTGCCTGAGTTGTTGGGTGATTCTCTTGAAGGTTACAATCGAAGACTCTTCATTAGTGCAGGCTTGTTGTCAAAGGAAAATAAGGGTGTGATTGAATGGTTCGAGCGAAATTACCCGAAGAAGGatacaaaatttgaaattcacaGCCTTCTGTTTGTACCAGAAGATGATAATGATGTTTCTGCTTGGTTATCTAAGCATGTGAAGGAGGAAGAGTATGTTGTGATGAAGGCAGAAGCAGAGGTTGTGGAGGAGATGATAAAGGAAAGGACAATCTATTTGGTGGATGAACTCTTCCTAGAGTGTAAGAATGAATGGTGGCAGAAGAAggggaagagaaagaagagtAGGAGAGCATATTGGGAGTGCTTGGCTTTGTATGGAAGGCTGAGGGATGAGGGAGTTGCAGTGCACCAATGGTGGGGTTGA